Genomic window (Arachis hypogaea cultivar Tifrunner chromosome 13, arahy.Tifrunner.gnm2.J5K5, whole genome shotgun sequence):
ATCACCAATTCAAATGCTTGAATTTACACAACAAAGTGAAGAGTATGCACACAAACCTATCAAAATTCATCCTTTTTTTTTCGGTCATCAAGATTCACCACTCACTCCTCTTGATGCTTTTGAAAACTCTCGAACTTGGATAAATGTCAATATTATGTCAAACCAAAGGTATTTTCGCATCTTGCTTTATAGGATTGGGATTAATCCTTGTTGAATTAAGATCTGATGCATAATTCCACATGTGGAAAAGTCAAATAATTGATAAAGTTGCTAGAGACAGAGCAAATAAAGAGGAACTTAAGACACCAAAATTGGGAATATAGAAGCACACCAAAAATGAAGGTGTGTGAGTGTGAGGAAAATGGAATTTTAATTAGATTTAGTTTTCAAGGTTTACATAATCAACATGTATTGTcgtatcaataaaaataactaattttcaatCGTGACTGAATATGACTGCATCAAAATTAACTCTCTTGTTATGCTCTTCTTATATTATTGCTCTTACTTTTGTTTCAATATCAACTGTAAGTAACTGAGATGTGTGATTTCAAAGTCCATACGAAACATCTCAATGCATCTCAGGTGTTGCCAGCTGCATAGCTCAGGTGTAAGTAACTTTCATTTTTCCCTTTCAATCCCTTTGACTCATCCATTTCTTTTATTCCTACATTAGTATGAATTACTTTCATGTTCGTCATGGTCACCACACTATCTTGAAATCAAAGCATTGTGGAATGGATATTAATGGAGATTCTGCAAATAATCAGCTTTCTCTATACATGGGGTAGTGGTAAAATTTTTTCCCATTCAATTTAGTATTGATTTTTCTTCCCTCCTTCGCTTTTACAGATAGAAGCCAAACGCCAGATAAGCTGCGAGGTACACAACGGTGGTTGTTGATTAATAGCTAACAGGCTGCAAGTCTCAACTGTTAGAGAGGGTGTGGACTCATGATCAACTTGAGATCAATGTTGGCAGGCTAGTCAAAAAGTTTGTCATCTTTGCATTAATTGTTTTTGCGTGGTTGATTAGTATTTCGTTTCTGGTTTATATATCTGTTGCAGTTcaatttaattacctttgttaatgATCTCATATAGGTCACAACAATGATAACAATCTTTCTAAGAACAACTGGTTATTTGATAATAATCAAGTAGATTATGTATGAAGCACTGTGTTTTTCGCTGTTGAAGGTTTATCGgagtttagtatttttctttatGAGCATATAGTGAATTAATACTATAGTGCTTACTGCATCATCTTATGTCCTCGTTTTGATTGGACTTCCACAAGAAGATAGACTTGCTGCCACTTGTAGCATCCAATCTCAATTAGATATGTAGATGCATATATAAGAAGGTAAACTAGTTGTTTGGTGCCATGATATTACCATCTAATGTTCCTTCAAAAATGTTTAAAAGCACATAATTACAAAATGAAAGTTGGCTGGTTTCCTCATACACATTTTTCTTCCTCAGAAATACATAAGACTCAGCCATCCAGATCTGAGCTCTTGAGATCTGTACTTGCTGCTGTTTTGTTGAGGTAAGTTTTTTGTGCATCACAGTGTTCTCAAACTTATGCTATTTACTAATTTTGTGAAGGCAATAAAAGAAGTCAAAATAACACCAATTCAACTTTCTTATCTATTATTGGAGGCTGTGTACACTATGGTTTAATGGTTCCCTACATCATGTTCTGTTTCTTAAGAACAATAATTCATAGTATATGATCCAATCATGTTCCTTTCTTTTGGGTCAGATGGTACACTTATGTTGAGTGCTTTATaaagtgataaaaataaaaaaaaagggaaagtcCAGGAGACCAGcagatttattaaaatttggctagCACTTAGCCAGCAGAAGGAAAATGAGTGATTCTCcaccattagatgaaatctcacactattaaatacactattgatggctaattgatggctacaacTCACAAATTCTGCTGGCCCCCTAGCACtcctcaaaaaaaaaattggcaacaCATTGTCATGTGTTCATCTGGTTCACTATTTGTGAAAATATTTAGGTTTCTATAGGAAGTGACGTGTTTTATATTATCTGTGTAAGCAACTGTTGTGAAAGTATCCAACTTGATGTTGATTGCTCAAGTACATTTAGTTTATAAATTCTTTTGATACATGCACTTCAGCAAATTATAGAATCTAAATTTATGTAAAAGATATGAAGTtatatcattaatttttgatcaaCTTGTCTTGTATCTTATTTTAGTGAAGAGAATATAGTTTAATTTGTCCTTGCAGGATGTCCGATTCAGCAATCACCTTGATGGAAACGACAAACCCAAGCACAAATGACACCTCCCATTGCAGACAAAGGCCTCACTTCCACTTCCATTACTCGTAATAAAGTTCATGGCCACTAATGTTAAAAGTAATGACAAAATATTCATTTTTACGTTTGTAACTTTGTATGCACAAAATAATATAACTTCGTATTAATTCATTAAttgtacttttaaattttaaataaaaagatactGGTACAGGTACGATCATTTATAATTATCAGATATTTGTTCTTTGGATACATTAATTGACGATTATAAATTTGAATCTAAAATCTCATATCTCTTATTTAAATTTGTCACCACTAATTCATATACTTAATAGcttttatttttaagatattaAACACATGTAATAGTTTACCTTTCTCCTTTATCAAATTATATATACtagtaattaaattatatttataccaCAATATTCTATACTTATCGGAAAAAAAAATACTCATAATATTCTGTATTTGTTTATTCGATCATTATCATTATCCTATTAAATATCAGAGAATCTAGATCCCGTGTGGAAGGGGTAGCGGAGTTAGGTGTAAGCCGTTGATCAGCATTAGAAAGCGGGCCCCAGAAAAAGTGAAGGGTTGAGATGTGACCTTGAAGAATAAAGAAGTAAAGGAAGGGGTCAAAGAAGTAATTTAAGATGAGAGGAATTTTCAAATTTCCGTGCAAGTGTTTCTCGTACACGTAAACCCCCGCACTGGGCAACTGGCACACCACATCATCGTGTCAAATAATCAGCTACAGCAACTACTCCCgcagtttcttcttcttctccttctcctcctcctcctccttttagCTGAACAATAATCTTCGATTTTTCCATTCTCACGCGCCCGCCCTCGCCGTAATTCTCAATCGTTAGGTACGAAACCTCCATCGCCAATCCTGTCTGCTGATTTCATATCATCACTCCCTCGCATATTCATCTTCTTTGCTTTTCAGTACAGCTCCACTCAACTCATCGATTACTCCCTCTTCATCTAATTCATcagcttttctttcttttttttatgattattgttttaaatataattttctgAAATCTCCTATGAGCTCTATATATGCTACGCTTTTCTTTTGTTTCAATCGAAATCACAGCGTAATCTGATTGTTGTTGAATCTCGTCTCTTTACTGCACCATGTCCTATTGCTtctgtttgtttcttttttctttgttttttttttcctccgAGTTGGTGATAGGTTTTGATGAATTGGATTCTATTCTGGAAAGTAGGGTATTATTACTCTCTTTCGGTGGCGGTGGAGTAGCTTCCACGCACTATTGTAAATTTCCGATAAACAGATAACTTTTTTCCTTTGCTTTTTCAATCAATTTGCGATGTGTTTAGCTTAATTATAATCCTGCTCTTGTACttgattaattattaatcaatctGAGGTAACTGtgaatatatttgtgtatatgtTGATAAAGGTGAAATAATGCAATCAGTGGCAATAGTGATATTTTGGTGCTGGAGATAAGGGGCGATGGGcggttgttgctgttgttgttctCCCAAAGTGACCGAATTGAGCGCTCCAACTGCATACTACTATGTTAGTATCCTATTTCATTACTTGAATTTCATACTCTTTATCTTCTGCTAGCTCTTGTCTAACTTGATTGCTTACTCTCTAACAACCCCGAAGGAGAAATTTTATGACTATTCAGTTCATGTAATATACATGACTTTTTGAGTTGTTTACAAATTAGAACCGAGTTTGCTACCTGCTAATGGGGGATTTTGGAGTGTTTCCAGTGAACTCTGTCCATTTGGAGGAAGGAAAACGATTTGTCCTACAAAGTATTCAGTCTATGGTTCACCATGATCAAAAGTCAAACATTAAACTACCTAGAAGTAATTGGTGGCTGTGGAAGTGGACTGTGATCTGAGACAGATACCTGCAATACCAAGTTTTCAAATGCCAGATTTGCAACTTACCATAGGGGGTTTGGCCAACCGCCTCCCGAGCTCACCTGAGCAATTCTTAAGACTCAAAAAACCATCAAATTGGTTCACTGCTGATCATCAAATGTCATCAGTTGTCTTCTTGAGAGACTAATTTGATGTTACTTTGAGACCAGTTTAATGGCATAACTTGACAATAAAGGCTAGTTTGATGTATTCATAAATGAAGGGCCAGCCTTAGGACAGATACTTTCAGAGTACCACCGACCTAGCCATTTACTAACATGTAACATGGacctttaattattttgatgggATTTTAACGTCTGCTTCTTGTATTAGCTTATCATCTCTTTCTGCTAATTATTTTCTATTGGCCTCATCCAGTGTGTTATAATGTTGCTTCATTTGTTACATTCTATCTGCAGTACCCAAGAGCATCAGAGGAGCATGTTCCACTTTCATCTCACCCGGGTGCTGCGTCTGCTTTCTCTGGGCGACTCTTAGTTGATACTAATCTAGATACTTCAAGCCCCGATACTTACAGACCACCTCCTGCTCCTATTCCCTTCAATGTCACCTTAGGTACCACTCACACACCATCTGTGGCTCAAGAAATTGTTGGAGACAAGAGTAATGCTTCCTTACAATCTACGAATTCTAATTCGATTCAAGAACCAGTTGCTGGAGATAATCATGGGACCTCAACTAAATTGGAAGAGCTGAAAGAATCAGAAGGCAGAGCTCAGACTGATTTAGAACTCGAGTCAACTAAGGATTCTGAGATTGAACTTCCAAAGTTGAGAAAACCTATAAATTTAGCTGAAGAGGAGGATTCGTGCCCAATTTGTTTAGAAGGTAATATTATTATGCTTCTTTAGCTGGCGatacaattaagtcatttatcaTGTTGCGACATTTATTCTTGGTTGGTAATGAGTTGTTGATGTATGTACATCTTTTTGTAGAGTATGATACAGAAAATCCAAAACTCACCACCAAATGTGACCATCATTTTCACCTTGCATGCATCCTGGAGTGGATGGAAAGAAGTGAAACTTGCCCTGTGTGTGATCAGGTTTGTCCTAATTAATTACTTTACGTTTCCTTTATCATAATGAAGTTTTCCTATGGATATGACACTTACCGAAAATTTGTAATGCAGGAAATGGTTTTCAACCCTCCCATTGAATAATAGATGTCAACTTAGGGGGTTCAAACATAGTATGTGATACAGTTTGAGGAGGTTTCAACGTCATTGGTTGCTATCTTGCCAACCGAATTATATGGGTGTATTTTGATTGTTTTGTTCTTCTGAATTACCTGAGGTTTTCTTCCCCCCATTTTTTGTGCAGAGTCCTTTGTGTTGGTTACAGGAAATTAAAGGAAAGTAGGATGTTATTGTTTAATAGTTCTCAATTAGAAAGTTTAAAATAGTGTTGAGTCCCAACTCCTAAGTGCAATTTATTGCATACATTATGTTAGGAGACATGTTAATTACAAAACAACGATGCGTTCAATATGATTTCCCGTGCTGCTTTTATCGTGTATTATTTAGGGTGTTAATATTTTTGTCAAAGAATGATAAATGCTTTCACTTTAATCGTCTTGCTTCTCTTAACATTGATTCAGAAATCAGAACTAATTAAGATGCCTTGTTTATATAATTTAAACAGGAGGGTTGAATTGCCACCGCTGGCATCAACCGTCCTTCCCCAAAAATATTCATTCAATTaaactaaaatgaaaaaatattcaTTAGAAGAAAAGAACAAGTTATAATCATTTCGTAAAAAGGTAAATGCTGAATTGAATGTTTTTTTATAGAGTGAATACCCCATCCGgtccctgacaattatctcgaaaggacaatgaggcccccaagaaaaaaaaacacccaattCAGTCCCTGATAAAATTTTTTTGGGACAGATTAGCTTCTGtgctaaaaaaaataacatttatttttttttggcataggggcctcgttgtcctttcgaagtaattgtcaggggccgagttgggtttattttttttgtcaggggccggattgggtttttttttttgtcaggggcctggttgtctttcgaggtaattgtgagggctgatttgggtttttctcttttttataaaGATAATTTTAAGGCATTTTATATGAATGTTCACGGTATCTTAAACTAAGATTGTGTTAAGATTGCATTTTGCATCTGAGCCGTCTTTACTCCATcaaatgcaaataaaaaaaaattatactagcaGTATAGGTATGGGATGTTGGCATGTTGCAAACACCACTACCATGGTCACCACAATCACCAATAACCCTCTTCACTAGACCACTACGCTAACCACATAATCAACACTCTTCTCTTGCGAAGGAAACACATAATTAAGGTTGGAATTTTGCTTTAGAAATCACTCACGCTCACTCACATTTCAGTAAATTTCTGAGTCTGCTTCGAGTcaattttctgtagggttccttccacttgttttcaattttttcatttacattttctgcaaactttacttttcttgcaaatttatctttcaagcaacaTTTAACATTCTTGTCCAATTTACATTCATGCACTTTGATTTTTGGAATTCAAAGTCCTTTGATTTAATCGAAGGCTAttgctttatttaaattcaatgcaattcatttcaatttcagtcaatttattttcaaagtcTTTACTTATGTTTTCAAGTTGTCTCGAATCTTGTCTAATTAAAGGCtctttgatgcacttttagaaaaCTGGTACTCGCAAAGAGTAGTAGGTTTTGCCCCCAAACTATTAgctatcgaaccaccatcgatttgctaaaaatcgacaaaacaaattggcacgcctgATGGGacagttttaaattttaagtgtGTCAAATGATTTTGGTGTAATCATAGTGTatgcaattaaggagtggaaagattATATACATGGCGGAAGAAGTTTCgaatgtgaatggtggttcatCCACAAATGACAGTGCACTAGTAGTTGTACAACCTTCAGACGTTACTTCACGTTCGGAAGGTGTGGTTGCAAGTGAAAGTGTGGCGGTTATTAATGTGCATGCTGGAAATAATGGGCGTAATACTCGTCCCTGTGGTAATCCAACACCAATATAGCCCCAAGTAACTGCTAGTTGGCCTCCTTATGGCCTTTCTCCAGCTTATACGCCACTAGTAAGTGGCTTTGGCACTCCAATCCGATTTGGAGATGCAAGTGGAGTAAATAATGTTCAGATTTCACAACAACATCCTGAGTAATGTGGGTTCTACATCGAATGCTTCTAATTCAATAGCAGCATTTCGACAACATATAGAAGAAAGTCATAATGATTTCGTCAATTTATTGACTCAACAAATGACTACAATTCTAAATCCCATGATAGCTGATCACGAAACGAAGTTTGATCGTCTTGCGAGGCAAGTCGAACGAATTGCGCGAATCGTTGATTATGATGAAGGGGAAAGgcagaatgcaagaagagctAACGAggattttgaaattttgtttcaaaatgaAAATGATCTTAGGGGAAGAGAAAATCCTCAGTTAATTCCTCGTGGTCAAAATGCTGACGATGTCTTGGCTCGATTACGTGCTAACCAAGTCGGTGAGCGTTATCAAGTCACAAGAATTGTGAAAGATGTCCTCAATCGGGTTGGATTAATATAGGATTTGTGAAACGACCCCATTTTGTGTCAGTTTTTTTCTCATAATGTTCAAATGGCTGAAGTGCTAAGAGGGGTAAAAATCCCCAAGATAGTTACAAAGTTTGCTGGAGAAGTTAGGGAGTCAACTACTGAACATGTTGCTCGGGATTGGAAATTTGgctaatgatgaaaatttgaaaatgaagttttttccttcaTCATTAACAAAGAAtgcttttacttggttttcaaatcTTAGACCGAATTCAATGACAACATGGGCTCAGTTAGAGAACGCTTTTCACGCCCAATTTTATCGGGGAGAACTAAATGTGGCAGTTACCGACTTAGTAGCTTTGAAACATAAAGATGGTAAAACCATCGATGATTTCATGATTCATTTCAAAAATGCTAGAAGTCGATGTTATGTTTCTCCCCCTGAAATCAAGGTAGTAAAGATAGTGATTATGGGGTTAGGATTTTATATGCGACGAAAGTTACCTGATGTTCATATACATGACTTGGCTCATTTGGCTGAAAGGGTCTGTCAGGTTGAAattctaaaaaaagaaaaagagaaatataaaactGATGAAAGGAAGTTAAAGAGTAAATCTTTCTCTTGAAAGGAGAAAGTTTCTTATGTGGCAATGGAATCCTCTGATGAGGAGTTCGATTGGGAAGCAGAAGTTGATTTGGCTGAACTTAAGAAAGGTCCACCTTACGTTTGTTCCTTACTTAAGAAAATCCCAAATAGTAAAAAGTCGAATGATTTAAAACAgaaaagtggaaaaagatataGTTTCGATATTTCAAAATCAGATCATATAttcgatgtgttgcttaaagataaacagtTAGTTTTACCTGAGGGCAGAACTTTGCTTTCAGTGAAAGATTTAAAAGGAAAACCTTATTGTAACTTTCATCAAGCAACTAGTCATTCGACTAATAACTGTGTCTGTTTCAGGGATTTGATACAAGAATCTATCACGGAAGGGCGATTAAAATTCGATGatggaaagaaagaaatgaaggtCAATTATGATCCCTTTGATAGTAAAGCCAATTTTGCTAAGCCATATTTTGGTGTGAACATGGTTGGGATGTCTTACGACTTCGATGTGGCCTTGGGGAGTTTCGAATTGGATGTCTGATCTGTTTACCCTGGGGCAGGAGGTGGGTTGTTAGATTTTTTAGTGCAGCAAAAACTGAAAGATCGGGATGTATATCTATGTCCTCGATGCAATATAGTTTTTGATGTTGAAGCCACTGCAATTTTCaagaaagaaaggatgaagaAGGAATTGGCACACAAGGAAGAGCAAGCTCGCCAGAAACATCCAATTCGATGAGCAGAGGGACAAAGTTTTGGTGGCCCCCAGAGGAATGTTGCTGTACCTATGAGTCGTTCTCAAACTCTGGGTGTACAGTGGATTCGTAACTACCAAGAGTTCTAGAATAGGGATGCTTAAGCGTAACCCACAGTGGGGTCATAGAGGTCCTCCTCGAGGTCGATATCCTTATTTTTGTGGCCGAGCTAGAGGGTACCAAAGTGGCAGAGGAAGAAGGGGAcgctgataaaccattattttatgatttatattgtgtttaattgagtggttttatcaagtctttcacccgcttattcatatgatttgcatgtattcacaattccttcctaaaattattctatgattaaaaatttgcttcctaaagatcttttaattgaatatttttattctcctttataccattcgatgtcgtgatttgtgtgttaagtgtttcaggcttcatagggcaggaatggcttagagaatggagaggaagcttgcaaagatggaaggaacacaagaaattgaggagatgaccagcgaaaagtgacacgggtgcatggctcatgcgaccgcgcgaatggaggaaattgcagtgacacgctcgcgtgcctgacgcgaatgtGTGGATTGGAAACTACACGAGTGACGCGaaagcatggacgacgcgcacgcgtggcacggaaaatgctgagtgacgcgaacgcatggacgatgcagtcgcatgacgtgcgcgatctgcagaatttacagaagtcGCTGGCGTGAATTCTGGGCCGCGttctaacccagttttcggcccagaaacgcatattagagccagggaacatgcagagacaacaCAACTCTCATTCcagataatttttagtttttagttggGAGATCTAGAGAGAGAATTCCACCTCTTTCTCTAGGTTTTTCTTTATACtcataatttaggatttgaagattttggctttggtgattgagaagagtctacctccggaactggtcattctagtttgtttacctactttttacttattctttcatatccttaatttatccagagtacaattggattatttttagagttatTTAATACaaagactatttttatttatttttattaatctttttgattattgtttatcatgtctctttttatttcccCTCTTTATTTTGTGAAGTCTACATTTATGATAATGGAGTGGTtcatcaacttgattgggagttgattaaaaggagaaccttgagttggaatactcaagagttcaattgtaattggttcgttgttggttggcttgttagtcactaactctaatccttcccgagggagaggattaggacttgtgaatagaagttgacttttaacttgactttccttcattcgttgagggttaactaagtagaaataactactaattattaattgatcttgagaaaattccaacaaggatagaacttccgattaatcttctcccggtcaagatttttatttaaattacataaattctctgatttaattttttgtttatcaaactcaaaaccattttggaaaaccTCCGATTAATAAAATAGGACATCTTtccgcaactcgttgggagacgacctgggactcatactcccattattctaattctaattttgtgacaactcttttctaaattgacaagtggatttttgctggttaagagctgtacttgcaacgccatttttcttaataattcttaatctgTCAATTTtcaccacgtcaatttttggcgccgttgccggggagttgcaatagagtgctaagttattgattggaatttatttatttacattttattttatcttgctactatgagctgcatgtttctttcattgaatgacgcattcacttcctgatccaagcttgccagtatttgatcctgagattgaaagaactatttcacgtataaggcaagctcggcgtcggttagtcctctccgaggACGAATTTGAAATGTcacttaaggaagaaacaagctccctttctactgattcggttgatttacgtgcaggtgacatggcagcacctaggagttactatccaggaagctggagaccctgattttacactgcaaccgtatcaagcgcatcacccagcggtggctgtggattttgaaataaagactgcactactcaacttgatgcccaagtttcatggcttacctgctcaagagcctatcaagcaccttagggatttccaggcagcctgttctactgtcaggcgtgatggtgcaaatgaaacttctattttgttaaaagccttcccattctctcttgagggaaaggcgagagagtggtactacactcaacccggagcaactgtttctaactgagatacgcttagaagagaatttttggaaaaattctttccagctgaagttactgataaaccgAGGAAAGACATTTTCacgattgttcaggacgaatccgagactctctacgaatactgggagcgcttcaacgatcttctggaagcatgtccccaccatatgattgacaagatagtgttgctcggctacgtcacacagggcatgaagcctcaagataagacaACATtgaaaagtgctagcaatgggtctatgaaaaagtacaagaccactgacgaggcatggcaattgatcagtgacttagctgaatctactcggaatcacaggcagaaacaaagccggtcaaaagctattgcagaggtatcttctagcaaagagactactgctctaactcagagtatatgtgaaatgaccaacttattgaagcagatgcagttgagtcaacagcAAGCTCAGccctctccaccacagcaaagccaacagttggttccataaagagtatgcggaatctgtgctaattatagtcattatactgatgaatgtccgcagctccagcagaaagacaacactgtggcaaccactcataacttctatgaccgccctaatcaaggatacaatcaaggtggcagctacaaccatggatggcaggacaattccaaccaaggtggtagagataattctaaccagggttggagggacaatcataacagaggaggaagagataacaatgaaaatcagaggtggaataacaataacaacatcagacagcagaatcagaatcaggcctacagagcacctcatctaaggcagCCTCAAGCATTTTAGCAGACCcttcagatcacttatccctcttcatcttctaatgatgagttactacaatctattgatcaaaGACAGCAGGCCATGAAAaataaccttacttctactctaaatggtctgaactctaccttgcaagctcttgtctcacagattggatcactaaataactccaacaaccagcctttaagctccag
Coding sequences:
- the LOC112732678 gene encoding probable E3 ubiquitin-protein ligase RHB1A, coding for MGGCCCCCSPKVTELSAPTAYYYYPRASEEHVPLSSHPGAASAFSGRLLVDTNLDTSSPDTYRPPPAPIPFNVTLGTTHTPSVAQEIVGDKSNASLQSTNSNSIQEPVAGDNHGTSTKLEELKESEGRAQTDLELESTKDSEIELPKLRKPINLAEEEDSCPICLEEYDTENPKLTTKCDHHFHLACILEWMERSETCPVCDQEMVFNPPIE